One window of Bacteroidota bacterium genomic DNA carries:
- a CDS encoding glutamate-5-semialdehyde dehydrogenase has translation MSIPIPEITLHKHVDPQALGRAAQEASRALAVATTEEKNAALHAIAEAIERHADTILAANAQDVARGRANGLTDALLDRLLLTPSRLQALANDARKVADLPDPVGRDFDQRTLDNGLQLKRRTVPLGVVGVIYEARPNVTVDIATLCLKAGNAALLRGGSETIRSNVALARALAEALASVGLPEACVQLIDSTDRALVRELLRLDDYVDMIIPRGGAGLHRLCKEQSTIPVITGGIGICHLFVDATADLDRAIPVIVNAKVQRPSVCNALDTLLVHEGIAADFLPRVAAALAEHGVEVHADEAALSHLANVDGLALVPAGADDFDQEWLGLTLGLRVVNSLDTAIAHVHAHSTQHSDGILTETPAHAARFLNEVDSAAVYVNASTRFTDGGQFGLGAEVAVSTQKLHARGPMGLDALTTFKWIAEGDYHVRA, from the coding sequence ATGTCGATTCCCATCCCAGAGATCACGCTCCACAAGCACGTCGACCCGCAGGCCCTCGGTCGGGCCGCCCAGGAGGCAAGCCGGGCCCTCGCTGTCGCCACCACCGAGGAGAAAAACGCGGCCCTCCACGCTATCGCGGAGGCGATCGAGCGGCATGCCGACACGATCCTCGCGGCCAACGCCCAAGACGTCGCCCGAGGCCGCGCCAACGGGCTGACCGACGCGCTGCTGGACCGCCTCCTGCTCACCCCCTCGCGCCTCCAGGCCCTCGCCAACGACGCCCGCAAGGTCGCCGACCTCCCTGATCCGGTTGGGCGTGACTTCGACCAACGGACCCTCGACAATGGGCTGCAGCTGAAGCGGCGGACTGTGCCCCTCGGCGTAGTCGGCGTGATCTACGAAGCGCGGCCCAACGTCACGGTCGACATCGCGACGCTGTGCCTCAAGGCAGGGAACGCCGCGCTGCTCCGGGGCGGCTCGGAGACGATCCGCTCGAACGTGGCGTTGGCCCGAGCGCTCGCCGAAGCGCTCGCCAGCGTCGGCCTCCCTGAGGCGTGCGTGCAACTCATCGACAGTACCGACCGCGCACTCGTGCGGGAACTGTTGCGCCTGGACGACTACGTCGACATGATCATTCCTCGCGGCGGCGCGGGCCTGCATCGGCTGTGCAAGGAGCAAAGCACCATCCCGGTCATCACGGGCGGCATTGGCATCTGCCACCTCTTCGTAGACGCCACGGCCGACCTCGACCGGGCGATCCCGGTGATCGTGAACGCCAAGGTGCAGCGCCCGAGCGTCTGCAACGCACTCGACACGCTGCTCGTCCATGAGGGCATCGCTGCGGATTTCCTACCCCGCGTCGCCGCTGCGCTCGCCGAGCATGGCGTTGAGGTTCACGCCGACGAGGCGGCGCTTTCGCATCTGGCCAACGTGGACGGCCTCGCGCTCGTGCCCGCAGGCGCTGACGACTTCGATCAGGAATGGCTTGGCCTCACGCTTGGCCTCCGCGTCGTCAACAGTCTAGACACGGCCATCGCCCACGTCCATGCGCACTCGACGCAGCACTCCGACGGTATCCTGACCGAGACGCCAGCGCACGCCGCGCGCTTCCTCAACGAGGTCGACTCGGCGGCAGTCTACGTCAACGCCTCTACGCGCTTCACGGACGGCGGGCAGTTCGGGCTCGGCGCCGAGGTAGCCGTGAGCACGCAGAAGCTGCACGCCCGTGGCCCGATGGGGCTCGACGCGCTCACGACGTTCAAGTGGATCGCCGAAGGCGACTACCACGTGCGCGCCTGA
- the proB gene encoding glutamate 5-kinase has product MRIVVKLGTSVLTGGTPRLDRAHLVDLVRQCAALQAEGHDVLIVSSGAVAAGREELGLGAGEHPGGVVEKQLLAAVGQPRLMRVWAQLFDLFGLHVGQVLLARDDVEDRRRFLNARDTLDALFARRIVPVVNENDAVATAEIKVGDNDNLSAYAAVLARADLLLLLTDQPGLFTADPRTDPDAELIPEVRTIDVTLKMLAGGAGTTQGTGGMATKLQAADAARRAGTDVVIAAGRAPDVVLRIARGEALGTRFPALATPLASRKRWIFAGPPPSGTLVVNAGAARALTKDGASLLPVGIVAVAGTFRRGDAVRIVHRASRAELARGIARYDAHELRQLAGQQSAAIVDLLGFTLGDEAVHRDDLILV; this is encoded by the coding sequence ATGCGGATCGTCGTCAAACTCGGCACGAGCGTTCTGACCGGCGGGACGCCGCGGCTCGACCGGGCGCACCTGGTCGACCTCGTGCGGCAATGCGCCGCGTTGCAAGCCGAGGGCCACGACGTGCTCATCGTGTCGAGTGGCGCCGTGGCGGCGGGGCGCGAGGAACTCGGGCTCGGCGCCGGCGAGCATCCTGGCGGGGTGGTCGAGAAGCAACTCCTGGCAGCTGTCGGGCAGCCTCGCCTCATGCGGGTGTGGGCGCAACTCTTCGACCTCTTCGGCCTGCACGTAGGACAGGTGCTGCTCGCGCGCGACGACGTGGAAGACCGCCGCCGGTTCCTCAACGCCCGCGACACACTCGACGCCCTGTTTGCGCGGCGCATCGTGCCGGTCGTAAACGAAAACGACGCCGTGGCGACGGCCGAGATCAAAGTCGGCGACAACGACAACCTCTCAGCCTACGCTGCCGTGCTCGCCCGCGCCGACCTCCTGTTGTTGCTCACCGACCAGCCGGGCCTCTTCACGGCCGATCCCCGCACCGACCCCGACGCCGAACTCATCCCCGAAGTCCGCACCATCGACGTGACGCTCAAGATGCTCGCGGGCGGCGCAGGAACCACGCAGGGCACGGGCGGCATGGCTACCAAGTTGCAAGCCGCCGATGCTGCCCGACGAGCAGGCACGGACGTAGTCATCGCGGCGGGCCGAGCGCCGGACGTGGTGCTCCGCATCGCACGGGGCGAGGCTCTCGGGACGCGCTTCCCTGCGCTAGCAACGCCGCTCGCGAGCCGCAAGCGCTGGATCTTCGCGGGCCCTCCCCCGTCGGGTACGCTCGTGGTAAACGCCGGTGCAGCGCGGGCCTTGACCAAGGATGGCGCTTCGCTACTTCCCGTGGGCATCGTGGCCGTCGCAGGGACCTTCCGCCGCGGCGATGCCGTGCGTATTGTGCACCGAGCGTCCCGCGCCGAACTCGCTCGCGGCATCGCACGCTACGACGCGCACGAACTCCGCCAACTCGCGGGCCAGCAGTCTGCCGCCATCGTCGACCTCCTCGGCTTCACCCTCGGCGACGAGGCCGTCCACCGCGACGACCTCATCTTGGTCTAA